The candidate division WOR-3 bacterium genomic sequence CGTACAGGACGATGTTGTACTGCTCAACGTGTTCACGTGTTACCTCAGTATCGGGAATGACCTCGGCTAGGCCGTTGGCACGCTGCCACCAGCGCATCGCCTCCTGGGCCGCGGCATGGCCAAGAAAATTTGTCAAAGCAGGGTCTTGTGTGCCATAGGCGATAACGAACGGCCTGAACATCGCCTGTTTTGCTGGACCGTAGAGTCCAGGAACCTTGCGCCGCCCTGCCGCGCGCGCCGGCCCGAGTCTCCACTGCCCCTTGTCCCGGTGTGCGACGATGTGGGCAGGTAGAGCTTTGACCTTGCCGAGATTCTGACCGTCAATCTCAATCGCGGCGGTCGTACGAAAGAACAGCCGCTCGTCAAGATCAAGCGACAACTGAGCAATGTTTCTTGTCCGGACTCGCACAAGCGTATCCTCGGCCCAAGCCTCTATCTCAGCCATCCGGCCGACGGTGCGTACTCGTTCGATTGTCATCCAGTAGGCACGGTTCGACTGGCCTAGATCTGCGGTACGGAACCGGATGTGCCGCGGTCCCGGATTGCGACGCTGTTCGGCCAAAAAGGCCATAAGGTCAGCGTCATCAATGACGCTCAGTGACTCAGCCTCATACTGCCACCAGTGGCTGCGATTCGGAACTTCCTTGTACTGATAATCGTATCTGAGTTCGCTAAGCCAGCCGGCGAAGCTGCGACCGTGAAATGTCGGCACGTTGTCGTCGTCCGCGCCGTGCAGAATAAACACTGGTAGGTTCAGCGCATTGGGAAGCAAAGCCGGCACATTGTCGGGAGCGAGTGCCCGGTCACGGACTGCAAGCTGGTCCGGCTCAGCAAAAGTCTCGCTCCGCTGCAGAAACCAAGGAATGTAGAGCTGAAAACTTGGCCAGCCCGCACATGGAGCCAGTGCCGCGAACCGGTCCGGATGCGCAAGCCCC encodes the following:
- a CDS encoding prolyl oligopeptidase family serine peptidase — protein: VPVRLVLPAVPEESSSLYLVVSVTNPAEFTDTVRFRVRRPEAPRMETFISAIDGSCQYYGILYPKDYDRSRRYGLILSLHGAGCEASGQVEAYRPKDWAFVVAPTNRRPYGFDWQDWGRLDALEVLDLCLGKLPIDPERVLLTGHSMGGHGTWHVGLAHPDRFAALAPCAGWPSFQLYIPWFLQRSETFAEPDQLAVRDRALAPDNVPALLPNALNLPVFILHGADDDNVPTFHGRSFAGWLSELRYDYQYKEVPNRSHWWQYEAESLSVIDDADLMAFLAEQRRNPGPRHIRFRTADLGQSNRAYWMTIERVRTVGRMAEIEAWAEDTLVRVRTRNIAQLSLDLDERLFFRTTAAIEIDGQNLGKVKALPAHIVAHRDKGQWRLGPARAAGRRKVPGLYGPAKQAMFRPFVIAYGTQDPALTNFLGHAAAQEAMRWWQRANGLAEVIPDTEVTREHVEQYNIVLYGGPGENSYTRRISPGLPIRVSEGQMFLDDRKLGSSLACLFVFPNPDNPDRLVLVRMGTDPASTRLSMFWGLVYSGAGVPDFMVWDTGVRRLGWAGVRAAGFFDPFWRLDPVSTWIQE